The following are encoded in a window of Ruminiclostridium herbifermentans genomic DNA:
- the ccpM gene encoding Cys-rich peptide radical SAM maturase CcpM has translation MLDPFIHLFTTPGGYYLYDINKNAILRLTEDQYKIIEDTQKSDQDDLTYNKQAIESINHLRELGFLSPKRPKEMYNPISETLKYHLNNKIKMITLQITRQCNLRCKYCVYSGNYENRGHENAKMSFETAKKGIDFLIEHSKDNERIFLAFYGGEPLLEFDFIKKCIEYYEEKGEGKETHITITTNATLLTEEIIDYFQKYGVYLLISLDGPSEVHNKNRIFSHGGKGTFEKVMENMEMIMIKFPDYLKDCVSFNAVLDPENDFSCVNNFFADFDMIKESQLMSTEISDIYSKDQKKASDAYISNLRYEYFKLFLSKVGCLDKKYTSKLIWRYYGKLIDTYTRLEMTKELPDKIHHGGPCIPGVQRLFMDVNGDFYPCERVSETSTQMRIGNVDTGFDVDKVETLLNIGKISEKQCVNCWALRFCNLCAAAADELDKLTMKKKITNCNAVRYSVENLLKDICTLREFGEELNSNIMDVADWKI, from the coding sequence ATGCTTGATCCATTTATACACTTATTTACCACTCCAGGAGGATATTATTTATACGACATAAATAAAAATGCAATTCTTAGATTGACAGAAGACCAATATAAGATTATCGAAGACACTCAAAAATCTGATCAAGATGATTTGACTTATAATAAGCAAGCTATTGAGTCAATTAATCATTTGCGTGAACTTGGTTTTTTATCTCCGAAGAGGCCTAAGGAAATGTATAATCCTATAAGTGAGACTTTAAAATATCACCTAAATAATAAAATTAAAATGATTACATTGCAAATAACGCGCCAATGTAATCTAAGGTGCAAATATTGTGTTTACTCTGGAAACTACGAAAATAGAGGGCATGAAAATGCTAAAATGAGTTTTGAAACAGCAAAAAAAGGCATAGATTTCCTTATTGAACACTCAAAAGATAATGAAAGAATCTTTCTTGCATTTTATGGTGGAGAACCACTACTTGAATTTGATTTTATAAAAAAATGTATTGAATATTATGAGGAAAAAGGAGAAGGAAAAGAAACCCATATAACAATTACTACAAATGCAACTCTTTTAACGGAGGAGATTATTGATTATTTTCAAAAGTATGGGGTATATCTCCTTATCAGCCTTGATGGACCTTCAGAAGTACATAATAAAAACAGGATTTTCAGTCATGGAGGTAAAGGAACATTTGAAAAGGTAATGGAAAACATGGAAATGATAATGATTAAATTTCCAGATTATTTAAAAGACTGCGTATCTTTTAATGCAGTATTAGATCCAGAAAATGACTTTAGTTGTGTTAATAATTTCTTTGCGGATTTTGATATGATTAAGGAATCTCAGCTAATGTCAACAGAAATATCTGATATTTATTCAAAAGATCAAAAGAAAGCATCGGATGCATATATTAGTAACCTTAGATATGAGTATTTTAAGTTGTTTTTATCGAAGGTTGGGTGCTTAGATAAAAAGTATACTTCAAAGCTAATATGGAGGTATTACGGAAAATTAATAGACACATATACTAGGTTGGAAATGACGAAAGAATTGCCTGATAAAATTCACCATGGGGGACCATGTATCCCAGGAGTGCAGAGATTATTCATGGATGTGAATGGTGATTTTTACCCATGCGAAAGGGTTAGCGAAACGTCAACACAAATGAGAATAGGTAATGTAGATACAGGATTTGATGTTGATAAAGTAGAAACTTTACTTAATATTGGAAAGATAAGTGAGAAACAGTGCGTTAACTGCTGGGCTCTTAGATTTTGTAACCTTTGTGCAGCAGCAGCAGACGAACTTGATAAACTAACAATGAAAAAGAAGATTACAAATTGTAATGCAGTAAGGTATTCTGTTGAAAATTTATTAAAAGATATTTGTACATTAAGAGAATTTGGAGAAGAATTAAATTCAAATATTATGGATGTGGCAGATTGGAAAATATAA
- a CDS encoding TIGR04066 family peptide maturation system protein — protein sequence MNSKEKLLIYPFDIQSSPIVRHINLMGQYELTALASPNGWGFSSKDAGYVDGGEDIGLNVNSNFNELIDSVDTVLFMESYNKLDIKKLVYSKIQVAADKGKNIICTLNLEDEFFNEINEKCMSKGKYLKYFSPFKGLNKSSDMSNLDSLLEITVPVVFVLGAAERTQKFEIQLSLRENLIEAGYKVSQVGSRHYCEMLGIHSFPDFMYSTCLSETKKIILFNNYIKKIELDEQPDIIVIGIPGGLMPFNKEFNNNFGIFAYEISQAILPDIAIFSTLYGDYLPVYFEKISLSIRYKLGFETDFFNLSNNIFDFNGSKMLKSMQYLTVESELVDLKKQNFKNNNIPVTNILNREDAKTLSANVIRKLTGNADIVPAI from the coding sequence ATGAACAGTAAAGAGAAACTATTAATTTATCCATTTGATATTCAATCTAGCCCTATTGTCCGACATATTAATTTAATGGGCCAATACGAACTTACAGCGCTTGCATCTCCTAATGGATGGGGATTTAGTTCAAAGGATGCAGGGTATGTAGATGGTGGAGAAGATATTGGCTTAAATGTGAATAGTAATTTTAATGAATTGATTGACTCAGTAGATACCGTGCTTTTTATGGAGTCATATAACAAATTAGATATTAAAAAATTAGTTTATTCTAAAATACAAGTAGCAGCAGATAAGGGTAAAAATATCATTTGTACTTTAAATCTTGAAGACGAATTTTTTAATGAGATAAATGAAAAGTGTATGAGTAAAGGTAAGTATTTAAAATACTTTAGTCCTTTTAAAGGATTAAATAAGAGTTCAGATATGAGCAACTTAGATAGTCTTTTGGAAATTACTGTACCTGTAGTTTTTGTTTTGGGGGCAGCTGAGAGAACACAAAAATTTGAAATACAACTCTCTCTTCGTGAAAATCTTATAGAGGCAGGGTATAAAGTTTCACAGGTAGGGTCAAGACACTATTGTGAGATGCTAGGAATACATTCATTTCCTGATTTTATGTATAGTACATGTTTATCAGAAACGAAAAAAATAATTTTATTTAATAATTATATTAAAAAGATTGAACTTGATGAACAGCCAGACATTATAGTCATAGGCATTCCAGGTGGGTTAATGCCGTTTAATAAAGAATTTAATAATAACTTTGGTATTTTTGCATATGAGATTTCTCAAGCTATATTACCTGATATTGCTATATTTAGTACTCTATACGGAGACTATCTGCCAGTTTATTTTGAGAAGATTTCTTTATCTATTCGTTATAAACTTGGCTTTGAGACAGACTTTTTCAATTTATCTAACAATATTTTTGACTTTAATGGTTCGAAAATGTTGAAGTCTATGCAGTATCTTACTGTAGAATCTGAATTAGTTGATTTAAAAAAGCAAAACTTCAAAAATAATAATATACCTGTTACAAATATATTGAATAGGGAGGATGCAAAAACTCTTTCAGCCAATGTAATCAGAAAACTAACGGGAAATGCTGATATTGTACCTGCTATATGA
- a CDS encoding ABC transporter substrate-binding protein yields MKTLKTILILIILIGLLSSTACSFNGDSERSDGKHKLKINVMENDNFLRNAIKKFNSDSKDCTIEEKVYYQDQYKKYSEDTQAGLVSNDGADIIVTSPDRIPMLSKYIDNGYLSELDDLYNNDKSINRDDYYSEIMNYGIYKGKRYLIPLSYTIDAFFTTESIIEKEGINGLSDEVNWDKFSQVCSDYVNKNEGSSHYMLSNIDFSSIIRGIGADIIDIENKIAKFDTTPAKSAIKQYKLINESVTPDKVFYEKIQGGDISAILKNKDAVFLNNAISSPQNLWYNYSSFNTEVQPMVYSVCTAENKIPARVSLFAAVSSKCTNKKEAYEFISMLLSKDYQAEDFLNGIPVSKSAYEQIKYECIKGNNGERSGRGGGCKSDDSIKVLLSKVDRYLARLTECKIEDYEVYTLIDSKIRECVSKNETDDGIAKSLQEVVENYFKKTLIEDSQNQSEAITGDNSIRANLSIVYINYNGQVKNAIRKSKELYPEIEYSENVFGDDQYSEMNTKLSAELMSGDGPDIIIFGPNTFNSLYKVANSGIFTDLNELISKDKDFSKNDYYENIFDCGIYNNKRLYIPLEYAIPYFRTTDLTLKENNIVIDKSDLSLDSLYKLSQDFLKNNKDKNKSLIYCNFGFSSMMRISGKKFVDNEKRKSYFNTKDFINLLKIYKEIYPAIAPYDTCAKYNSYVDMIKDKRLVMAFEQGNQSPKQLWTFNSMYNQAIGDDMDIIPLVDNGICYARVGECIGINSNCENKEAAFNFLKIMLSKDIQKATDSYGNHNGALLLPINKQAYNEDLNYYMSNSTSGFGSEYSSKELPKKLADKLNILLGKTQIEQRLDNEVQNIVHEALDNYISGKATAEQTAKAIDDKVTLFLNE; encoded by the coding sequence TTGAAAACTTTAAAAACTATTTTGATATTAATTATATTAATAGGGTTATTATCAAGCACAGCTTGTTCTTTCAATGGCGATTCGGAGCGTAGTGATGGAAAACATAAATTAAAAATAAATGTAATGGAAAATGATAATTTTCTTAGAAATGCTATTAAGAAATTTAACTCAGATAGTAAAGATTGTACTATAGAAGAAAAGGTATACTACCAAGATCAGTACAAAAAATATTCAGAGGATACTCAAGCAGGTCTTGTATCAAATGATGGCGCAGATATTATAGTAACCTCACCTGACAGAATTCCTATGCTGTCAAAATACATAGATAATGGTTATTTAAGTGAACTGGATGATTTATATAATAATGATAAAAGTATAAATAGAGATGATTATTATAGTGAGATAATGAATTATGGTATTTATAAGGGGAAGAGATATCTTATTCCTCTGAGTTATACCATAGATGCATTTTTTACAACGGAGAGTATTATTGAAAAAGAAGGGATAAATGGGTTAAGTGATGAAGTCAATTGGGATAAATTTTCTCAAGTATGCTCTGATTATGTAAACAAAAACGAGGGATCAAGCCATTATATGCTTTCAAATATTGATTTTAGTTCAATAATAAGAGGAATTGGTGCTGACATAATTGATATAGAAAACAAAATAGCTAAGTTTGATACAACACCAGCTAAGTCAGCAATAAAACAATATAAATTAATTAATGAATCTGTCACACCAGATAAGGTGTTTTATGAAAAAATCCAAGGAGGAGATATATCCGCAATTCTTAAAAATAAAGATGCTGTTTTCTTGAATAATGCCATTAGTTCGCCTCAGAATTTATGGTACAACTATTCCTCCTTTAATACTGAAGTACAGCCAATGGTTTATTCTGTATGTACTGCAGAAAATAAAATCCCTGCCAGAGTTTCTTTATTTGCAGCAGTAAGTTCAAAATGTACGAATAAAAAAGAAGCGTATGAATTTATAAGTATGCTATTATCAAAGGATTATCAAGCAGAAGATTTTTTAAACGGAATTCCTGTGAGCAAAAGTGCATATGAACAGATAAAATATGAATGCATAAAGGGAAATAACGGAGAGAGAAGTGGTAGGGGCGGAGGCTGTAAGAGCGATGATTCTATTAAAGTGCTCTTATCAAAGGTAGATAGGTATTTAGCAAGACTTACAGAATGCAAGATTGAGGATTATGAAGTTTATACCTTGATTGATAGCAAAATTCGTGAATGTGTATCAAAAAATGAAACAGATGATGGCATAGCAAAGTCTTTACAGGAAGTAGTAGAAAACTATTTTAAGAAAACGTTGATAGAAGATTCTCAAAACCAAAGTGAAGCTATTACTGGAGACAATAGTATAAGAGCAAATCTTAGTATTGTTTATATAAATTATAATGGGCAAGTAAAAAATGCAATTAGAAAGAGCAAGGAACTATATCCTGAGATTGAATATTCAGAGAATGTATTCGGAGATGACCAGTATTCGGAAATGAATACAAAATTAAGCGCAGAACTAATGTCTGGTGATGGACCTGATATTATTATTTTTGGTCCTAATACATTTAATTCACTATATAAGGTTGCTAACAGCGGAATTTTTACTGATTTAAACGAACTTATAAGTAAGGATAAAGATTTCAGTAAGAATGATTATTATGAAAATATTTTTGATTGCGGTATTTATAATAACAAAAGATTATACATACCACTAGAATACGCTATACCATATTTTAGAACAACAGATTTAACGTTAAAAGAAAACAATATTGTTATTGACAAATCCGATTTATCGCTTGATAGTTTATATAAGCTATCGCAAGATTTCCTCAAAAACAATAAGGATAAAAATAAAAGCTTAATTTACTGCAATTTTGGATTTTCAAGTATGATGCGTATAAGTGGAAAAAAATTTGTTGATAATGAAAAACGCAAATCTTATTTTAATACAAAGGATTTTATTAATCTTCTAAAAATATATAAGGAAATATATCCAGCTATAGCTCCATATGATACTTGTGCTAAATATAACTCGTATGTTGATATGATTAAAGATAAAAGGCTAGTCATGGCGTTTGAACAAGGAAATCAATCCCCCAAGCAGCTGTGGACATTTAATTCAATGTATAATCAGGCTATAGGAGATGATATGGATATAATACCTTTAGTGGATAATGGAATATGCTATGCAAGAGTTGGAGAGTGCATTGGTATAAATTCTAATTGTGAAAATAAAGAGGCAGCATTTAACTTTTTAAAGATTATGTTGTCAAAGGATATACAAAAAGCAACTGACAGTTATGGAAATCATAATGGGGCTTTATTACTGCCTATTAATAAACAAGCCTATAATGAAGATTTAAATTACTATATGTCTAATAGCACTTCGGGTTTCGGCAGCGAATACTCTTCAAAGGAACTGCCAAAAAAGCTGGCTGATAAGTTGAACATACTGCTAGGAAAAACTCAAATTGAGCAAAGGCTAGATAATGAAGTTCAAAATATAGTCCACGAAGCATTAGATAATTATATAAGTGGTAAAGCTACTGCTGAGCAAACAGCTAAGGCTATAGACGATAAGGTAACGCTCTTTTTAAATGAATAA
- a CDS encoding TIGR04066 family peptide maturation system protein, producing the protein MVKNERLLIYPYNIQFSPILRHKDLLKGYEISCLVSPNGWGYTGKDAGIADNGPDIGMTVSSDFEDSLGLCDTVVFIDSYFPLDFKKNIYNKIKMAIKSKKNIICFLQLETNIITELECICRYEGVYFKYYGRSQDVLADNIYIENENIEEINTPIVFVIGLAERTNKFEIQLALREKIHELGYKISQVGTRTYCDMMGFHSFPSFMLESNISEVNKILMFNRFIKKIEDTENPDIIIIGVPGGIMPYNSTYTNKFGILAFEVSQAVLPDFVIFSMFYEDYKVDGFEFYNNSLKYKLGFNIDIFNIANAQFDWVRAYEEKRISHISLDYKAISEKNKGYSQSNIPVLNILDENDSDKIAKLLIEKLSKYGDVEIV; encoded by the coding sequence ATGGTAAAAAACGAAAGACTTTTGATATATCCATATAATATACAATTTAGTCCAATTTTGCGACATAAAGACTTGCTAAAAGGATATGAAATATCTTGCCTTGTATCTCCAAATGGGTGGGGGTATACAGGGAAAGATGCTGGTATTGCAGACAATGGTCCTGATATTGGTATGACTGTATCATCGGATTTTGAAGATTCCTTGGGCTTATGTGATACAGTTGTATTTATTGATTCATATTTTCCGCTTGATTTTAAAAAAAATATTTATAATAAAATTAAAATGGCTATAAAATCAAAAAAAAATATTATATGTTTTTTACAGCTGGAAACTAATATTATTACAGAATTAGAGTGCATTTGCAGATATGAAGGAGTTTACTTTAAATACTACGGCAGGTCTCAAGATGTACTAGCTGATAATATATATATTGAAAATGAAAATATAGAAGAGATTAATACTCCTATTGTTTTTGTAATTGGTTTAGCTGAAAGAACGAATAAGTTTGAAATACAACTAGCACTAAGAGAAAAAATTCATGAATTAGGCTATAAAATAAGTCAGGTAGGAACAAGAACCTATTGCGATATGATGGGATTTCATTCTTTTCCATCATTTATGCTTGAAAGTAACATCTCAGAGGTCAATAAGATATTGATGTTTAATAGATTTATAAAGAAAATTGAGGATACTGAAAACCCAGATATCATTATCATTGGTGTGCCTGGAGGTATAATGCCGTATAACAGTACATATACTAATAAGTTTGGTATACTTGCTTTTGAAGTTTCTCAAGCGGTTCTCCCCGACTTTGTAATTTTTAGCATGTTTTATGAAGATTATAAGGTAGATGGTTTTGAGTTTTATAATAATTCATTAAAATATAAGCTTGGGTTTAATATAGACATATTTAACATTGCGAATGCACAGTTTGATTGGGTTAGAGCCTATGAGGAAAAAAGAATATCTCATATATCTTTGGATTATAAAGCTATAAGTGAAAAGAACAAGGGTTATAGTCAGAGTAATATACCTGTTTTAAATATTTTAGACGAAAATGATTCTGATAAAATAGCAAAACTATTAATTGAAAAGCTTAGCAAATATGGTGATGTAGAAATTGTATAG
- a CDS encoding CLI_3235 family bacteriocin precursor codes for MKKLGKKFHEVKETLESYSCTTTCTCYCGCNCNPTTCGGNTSAIATTGSSSIGYNSSSVSSSTRNTNWVYA; via the coding sequence ATGAAAAAATTAGGTAAAAAATTTCATGAAGTGAAAGAGACTTTAGAGTCATATAGTTGTACTACGACTTGTACTTGCTATTGCGGATGTAACTGTAACCCAACAACTTGTGGTGGAAATACTTCAGCGATAGCTACAACAGGTTCATCAAGTATTGGATATAATAGTTCTTCTGTATCATCTAGTACTAGAAATACTAATTGGGTCTATGCTTAG
- the ccpM gene encoding Cys-rich peptide radical SAM maturase CcpM: MNSDKPFIHLFQTPGGYYLFDVNTNYILKIGRRIYEKLWGVLKDKQDFANIEQDKDIIYLRNNGFLLNKRVSEISHPVNDTLKYYLDRKVGMATLQVTRNCNLRCSYCAYSGKYFNRIHENKTMTFETAKKAIEFLINHSTESERINLGFYGGEPLLEFDLIRKCIEYAEEMAEGKNISFTMTTNGTLLTEEIVDYFVKHNLVLTVSLDGDKKAHDKNRKFSANGKGTFDVIIKNIEMIKLKYPDYMKNMLINIVMDTENDFECINQFFFNSEILNDTIMMSTYVNENYIKDSNIPEEDFVLKRQYETFKMYLSKIKRLDEKYVSKLVSGQYYVLKAKMQDDWEKIKELPDKAHPSGPCIAGAQRLFIDVDGNMLPCEKCSETSDVMKIGHVDYGFDIDRVRNIMNIGQLSKENCKNCWAFRRCQLCAVSADNITGLSKEKKLSGCTGVKLALENELKDYCVLRELGHNFDENNIPVLDMVSI; encoded by the coding sequence ATGAACTCAGATAAACCTTTTATTCATCTATTTCAGACACCAGGAGGATATTATTTATTTGATGTCAATACAAACTATATTTTGAAAATTGGCAGAAGAATATATGAAAAGCTTTGGGGAGTATTAAAGGATAAACAGGACTTTGCGAATATTGAGCAGGATAAGGATATTATTTATTTAAGGAATAATGGCTTTTTATTAAATAAACGTGTATCTGAGATATCTCATCCTGTAAATGATACATTAAAGTATTATCTGGACAGAAAAGTTGGGATGGCTACGTTACAGGTAACAAGAAATTGTAACCTAAGGTGTTCTTATTGTGCTTATTCAGGTAAATACTTTAATCGTATCCATGAAAATAAAACTATGACTTTTGAAACTGCCAAAAAAGCTATTGAATTTTTGATAAATCATTCAACTGAAAGTGAACGTATAAATTTAGGATTTTATGGAGGAGAGCCTTTACTTGAATTTGATCTGATTAGAAAGTGTATAGAATATGCAGAAGAAATGGCAGAAGGTAAAAACATCAGTTTCACTATGACTACAAATGGAACGCTTCTCACAGAAGAAATTGTTGATTACTTTGTAAAGCATAACTTGGTTCTTACTGTAAGTCTTGATGGTGATAAAAAAGCACATGATAAAAACAGGAAATTTTCAGCTAATGGAAAAGGTACCTTTGATGTAATCATCAAAAATATAGAAATGATAAAGTTAAAATATCCTGATTACATGAAAAACATGTTAATTAATATTGTAATGGATACTGAAAATGATTTTGAATGCATTAACCAATTCTTTTTTAACTCTGAAATTCTTAACGACACAATTATGATGTCAACATATGTTAATGAAAATTATATAAAAGATTCCAATATTCCTGAGGAGGATTTTGTTTTAAAACGTCAATATGAGACCTTTAAAATGTATCTATCAAAAATTAAAAGGCTTGATGAAAAATATGTTTCTAAACTTGTTTCAGGTCAGTATTATGTTTTAAAGGCAAAAATGCAGGATGATTGGGAAAAAATAAAAGAGTTGCCTGATAAGGCACATCCGAGTGGACCATGTATTGCAGGAGCACAGAGATTATTTATTGATGTTGACGGAAATATGCTTCCTTGTGAAAAGTGTAGCGAAACTTCCGATGTAATGAAAATAGGACATGTTGATTATGGCTTTGATATAGATAGAGTTAGGAATATTATGAATATTGGCCAGTTAAGTAAAGAAAACTGCAAAAATTGTTGGGCTTTTAGGCGTTGTCAGTTATGTGCTGTTTCAGCAGATAATATAACAGGGCTCTCTAAAGAAAAGAAATTGTCTGGATGCACAGGTGTAAAATTAGCTCTGGAGAACGAGTTGAAGGATTATTGTGTATTAAGAGAATTAGGACATAACTTTGATGAGAATAATATTCCTGTTTTAGACATGGTGTCTATTTAG
- a CDS encoding ABC transporter ATP-binding protein — protein sequence MILISNESRVIIKRLLKLLKPYIKKISVVFICILTSTGISMLYPLLSKQVMDNGLLVKDFSIVVKVSLITLAIALLEQTIGLLETKYYSYVNSIFQYSLTKMAFKHLQKLKIQYFNNTNFSETMSNIGMDVGNISRICDKGTFIILSQVFRIIGGMIGLLIIDWKLTFIVLLVVPVRYFTVKKFAKKRESMFNDFMEYSRDYASWFGDIISGIKEVKLWGLDRIKTGEFIKKQRNIVKINIKIAFMDKFNECSESIVFQGINCVLSIFGAYMVFKNELTIGGLFAFLTYSVYVIGPISAILNIGYNFSNVVPSAKRFFDFLDMKTEVDDSKKKILRLDENEVEGNIKFENVSFSYNDDEKILNNINLKINSGEKVAIIGANGSGKSTLINLLLRFYKPHEGKILIDGIDIDDIRLRDYRGLISVVSQDLYLFNTTIEKNISIGTKSDEATITKAAVKSGAYDFIKEMPLKYKSEVGRNGSNLSGGQRQKIAMARAFARKSKILILDEATANYDMESEAYVNQLLATDFKDSTVLVISHKPDILSKVDKIWMVEYGNIKEYRNLSDLEHNCRELKVSGLKE from the coding sequence ATGATACTGATTAGTAACGAAAGCAGAGTTATTATAAAAAGACTTTTAAAACTATTAAAGCCATATATTAAAAAGATCAGTGTTGTTTTTATATGTATACTTACTTCTACTGGAATTAGCATGCTTTATCCATTATTAAGCAAGCAAGTTATGGATAATGGATTACTTGTAAAGGATTTTAGCATTGTAGTTAAGGTATCATTGATTACCTTAGCCATTGCTTTGCTCGAGCAAACCATTGGATTACTAGAAACAAAATATTATTCCTATGTCAACTCTATTTTTCAGTATTCTCTTACAAAAATGGCTTTTAAACATCTTCAAAAACTCAAAATACAGTATTTTAATAATACCAATTTTTCTGAGACTATGAGCAATATTGGAATGGATGTTGGAAATATATCCAGAATATGTGATAAAGGTACATTTATTATATTATCACAGGTATTTAGGATTATTGGTGGTATGATAGGACTTCTGATAATTGATTGGAAGCTTACTTTTATTGTATTGCTTGTTGTTCCTGTAAGATACTTTACAGTAAAGAAATTTGCAAAAAAACGAGAATCAATGTTTAATGATTTTATGGAATACAGTCGTGATTATGCATCTTGGTTTGGTGATATAATAAGCGGAATAAAAGAAGTTAAGCTATGGGGATTAGATAGGATAAAAACAGGAGAATTTATTAAAAAACAAAGAAATATTGTAAAAATAAATATAAAAATTGCATTTATGGATAAATTTAATGAATGTTCAGAAAGCATAGTGTTTCAAGGTATCAATTGTGTTTTGAGTATATTTGGTGCTTATATGGTATTTAAGAATGAACTTACTATAGGAGGTTTATTTGCTTTTCTAACATATAGTGTTTATGTTATAGGGCCAATCTCAGCGATTTTAAATATTGGATACAACTTCTCAAATGTAGTTCCTTCTGCTAAACGCTTTTTTGATTTTCTTGATATGAAAACAGAGGTTGATGATAGTAAGAAAAAGATATTAAGATTGGATGAGAACGAAGTAGAAGGAAATATAAAATTCGAAAATGTAAGCTTTTCATATAATGATGATGAAAAAATTCTCAATAATATTAATCTAAAAATAAATTCTGGAGAAAAAGTTGCAATTATTGGAGCAAATGGCTCTGGGAAGAGTACTCTTATTAATCTTTTGCTAAGATTTTATAAGCCACATGAAGGAAAAATATTAATTGACGGAATTGATATAGATGATATAAGACTACGGGATTATAGAGGTTTAATATCTGTGGTTAGTCAGGATTTATATCTTTTTAATACAACTATAGAAAAAAACATTTCTATTGGAACTAAGTCTGATGAAGCAACAATTACAAAGGCTGCTGTAAAAAGTGGTGCTTATGATTTTATTAAAGAGATGCCATTAAAGTATAAAAGTGAAGTTGGCAGAAACGGCTCAAATCTTTCTGGGGGACAACGCCAAAAAATAGCAATGGCGAGAGCTTTTGCGAGAAAATCAAAAATTCTTATACTTGACGAGGCAACTGCAAATTATGATATGGAATCAGAAGCATATGTTAATCAATTATTGGCTACTGATTTTAAAGACAGTACTGTTCTGGTGATAAGCCATAAGCCTGATATTTTATCGAAGGTGGATAAGATTTGGATGGTGGAATATGGAAATATCAAAGAATATAGAAATCTTAGTGATTTGGAACATAATTGCAGAGAACTTAAGGTGTCTGGTTTAAAAGAATAG
- a CDS encoding peptide maturation system acyl carrier-related protein codes for MDNLLESQVKAGLFRIFKDRFNINLNELGEEYFEKSILGKDFQLSARDLLYIYFDIKKEFNIIIPEEDIASGKFSTLKGLIEMVANQKLLDKVSV; via the coding sequence ATGGATAATCTATTAGAAAGTCAAGTAAAGGCAGGTCTTTTTAGAATATTTAAAGATAGGTTTAATATTAATTTAAATGAATTAGGAGAGGAGTATTTTGAAAAAAGTATTCTAGGTAAAGATTTTCAACTGTCTGCAAGAGATCTTCTTTATATTTATTTTGATATAAAAAAAGAATTTAATATTATTATACCAGAAGAAGATATCGCAAGTGGAAAGTTTTCAACACTAAAAGGTTTAATAGAAATGGTAGCTAACCAAAAGTTGCTGGATAAAGTTTCTGTATAA
- a CDS encoding CLI_3235 family bacteriocin precursor, giving the protein MNKLRKKMITETETLEAYAANCYSTCYYNCSGPCHSHVTAGYTAEYNSNNYYSK; this is encoded by the coding sequence ATGAATAAGTTACGTAAAAAAATGATTACAGAAACAGAAACTTTAGAGGCATATGCAGCAAATTGTTACTCAACATGTTATTATAATTGCTCTGGTCCATGTCACTCTCATGTAACTGCTGGTTATACTGCAGAGTACAACAGTAACAATTATTACTCAAAATAA
- a CDS encoding peptide maturation system acyl carrier-related protein, with the protein MLTCKRNIEKELENIFINRFGLDFTKMEAKNDYLLGSNIKLAPRDLLYIFVDVEKEFNIKISESFIIEGKFNTFNNILNYIKNERESCQNLNSIKE; encoded by the coding sequence GTGCTAACATGTAAAAGAAATATTGAAAAAGAACTTGAAAATATTTTTATTAATAGATTTGGACTGGATTTTACTAAAATGGAAGCAAAAAATGATTATTTACTAGGTTCAAACATTAAGCTTGCTCCAAGAGATTTACTGTACATATTTGTTGATGTAGAAAAAGAGTTTAACATAAAAATTTCTGAAAGCTTTATTATAGAAGGAAAGTTTAATACATTCAATAATATTTTAAATTATATTAAAAATGAGAGGGAGTCGTGTCAGAATCTGAATTCAATAAAAGAATAA